The Flaviramulus sp. BrNp1-15 genome includes the window AATCGTAATCTGATGGACAAAATTCTTGTGCAATTATTAAATCTGATTCTTTTAGCATGGTATTCGCCAAATTAAGAAACTCTTCTACCGTTTTTGCTTTTTTTACACCAAACGAAAATGTAGAATCGGGTGCTTTTAATACGCAAGGTAAGCCAGTGAATTCTAAAATTTGATTTATGTTGTCTTTATGAACAATAATGGTTTTTGGTGTGTCTATATTGGCATTTTGCAAAGCTTCTGCCATATACACTTTATTGCAGCATTTTAAAATGGCATCAGGATAGTCAATTATAGCAATGCCTTCTTGTTGCGCTTTTCGTGCAAAGGCGTAAGCTTCGTTGTTTACTTCGGTGCTTTGTCTTATAAATAATGCGTCAAAAGATGATAATCGAGATAAATCTTTAGGCTCAATAATTTCAGCGTAAATATTCATCTTTTCGGCAATTTCAACGAATTTTTTAAGTCCTTTTGGATTGCTCGGTGGCGCAGGATCGTTAGGATTAACTAAAATAGCCAAGTCAAAATTACTTTGTGTTATTTTTAGAGTATCATATCTTTTTTTAGAAAAATATTGATTCGCAAACTGCTGAACACTTTCTAAATGGTCGTTTGGAATTTCAGATTCCGAAATTACTTTAACACTTTGTATGTTCCATTTCGTATTATAATTAAATTTTACACGAAAAAATGGCACTTGAAAATGTTTGTAAAATAAAGTGCTTAACTCTTTATACTTTTGAGCCACATTCTGCCCAAAATAAATACTTAAAGTAAACTCTCTGGATTTAATATTTTTTAGACTTTGCTGAATAATATCATCAAATTCATCAGATACAATTCTAACCAGTTTTAAGGTTTTTAAATCTACAATATTCTTTACTGTAGGAATAGCCAAATGCCCTCTGGCTTCGGCTAAAAGTGATACATAATACCCTTTAGACTGGTAGTTGTAATCTTTACAAAGATTAAAAATACGTGCTTTTTTAAGTAGTGAAAACTTAGGGTTTGTTAGGTAGTCTTGTGATGAAATCACATTAATATTCTCAATCGAAAAATTCCATTTTTCTGGCTGATTGACAACAATATATTTTTGCATTAAAGTAGCATAAAGCCTTTTAAAAATTTAAACAAAATTAGTGTTTTTTGGAATTCAAATATTTTTTTTGATGTTTTTTTAAGAAAATCAAAAAACTAGAATATAGCTGATAATATAGAAACAGAAGTGAAACCTACTAAAGCTAAAATGGTAGTCATCATTGTCCAACTTTTAAAAGTGTCTTTTTCACTTAAACCTAAGTATTGATTAACCAACCAAAAGCCACTATCGTTAACATGCGAGAAAATAGAGGAACCTGCAGCGATAGAAATTACAATGCAAGCTAGGTCAAAATCACCAAAATTCATTTGAGCCAATAAAGGTGAAACCAAACCAGCAGACGTTATCATAGCTACAGTTGCAGAACCTTGTGTAATTCTAACTAAAGCAGCAATAATAAATGAAAATACAAGTACAGGAAATCCAACACCAGCAAGACTTTGTGCTAGCATTTCTCCAACACCAGTATTTACCAAAAACTGTTTAAAAACACCACCAGCTCCTGTTACCAGAATAATCATTCCAGCAGGTTCCATAGACTTCATGGTGATTTTTAAAAGTTGGGCTTTTGTAAAACCTTGTTTAATTCCTAAAATATACCAAGCTAAAATATTGGCTATAATTAAAGCTGAAAACGGGTGACCTATTAGCTGAATGAATTTTACAATTTTAGGTGATGAAACAGGGATTATTTCACTACTTATAAACGTGTTTAACAGAATTAAGAAAATAGGAACAGAGATAATAGTAATAACAGTTGAGAAATTTGGAGATAATTTGGTTTCATTCCCGTTATCTAATTCAAAAGGGATTTTCGCAAATATTTTTTTGCCAATATATTTACCGAAAAACAACCCACTTATAATAGCAGTTGGTAAACCTACAATAGCTCCAATAAGAATCACCCAACCTAAATCTACACCAATAATATCTGCCACAGCAATAGGACCGGGAGTAGGAGGAATAAATGCATGCGTAACAGCTAAACCTGCTAAAAGAGGTATGGCAAAGGTTAAAAGCGATTTACCTGTTTGTTTTTGTAAGGCATAAATCATAGGAACTAATAAAATAAAAGCGACCTCAAAAAACACAGGAATAGCAACTATAAACCCAGAAATAACCATAGCAATTGGTGCTTTTTCAACACCAAAACGTTTTAGCATCATTTTAGAAATAATACTTGCGCCGCCAGAATGTTCCAATATGGCTCCAAACATAGCACCTAAACCAACAACAGTTGCAACAAAACCTAACGTGTTTGCCATTCCTGTTTGAATGGTTTTCATCATCTCTTCTGGTTGCATACCAGCCACAATGCCAACAATTATACTTGCAATTAATAAGCTTACAAAAGCATGTAATTTTAATTTTATGATTAAAAAAAGAAGTACGCTTATACCTATTATTAAGGCTAGTATTAAATTATAGTCCACTATGTTTATTTTTTAGTCCAGTTAGTATGATAAAATTTACCCGAAGCGTCATTAATTTTTTGGTAGGTGTGCGCTCCAAAATAATCACGTTGCGCTTGAATTAAATTAGCAGGGAGGTGTTCTGTGGTTATTGAAATCCAATAGTTATAAGCAGACCAAAACGTATCTAAAGACACACGATTTGAGATGGCAGAAGTTACGAATTGTGCAGCTGAAGATTCGGAATATTTTAAAATATTTAGAGTGAAATCATCATCAAATAAGTCCTTTTTTGATTTAAATAATTCTGAAATTTGTTGCATGAGTTCAGATCTAATGATACAACCGTTAGTCCAAATTCTTGCTAATTCTGAAAGGTTAATGCTCCAATTATATTCTTTTGAAGCTTGGGAAATTAAATCAAAACCTTGTTGATGGTTTATAATTCTTGCGAATCGATAAGCTTTTTGTAAGACTTCAATGCTTGGAATTGTTTTAGATTTATTCTCATCAGAAACTAACTTTGAAAGTTTAACTCTTTTCTCTTTAAGTGACGATAGGTAACGCGCAAAAACTGCTGAGGTCATCATGGTTGTTGGTATACCAATTTCTAAAGCTAATTTGCTAGACCAACTCCCAGTTCCTTTATTGCCTGCTTTGTCTAAAATAGTATCAATAATATAATTACCATCTTCTTTTTTAGTTAAAATTTCGGCAGTAATCTCTAATAAATAACTAGATAAATCGGTTTTATTCCAATTAAGAAACACTTTTGAAATAGCTTCATTTGTAATGGTTAAGGACATCATAGCGTAAAGCTCTGCAAGTAATTGCATTTCGGAATATTCAATACCATTATGAATCATTTTTACAAAATGTCCAGCGCCATCGTTTGCTATAAAACAACAGCAAGGTTTATTGTTTTTGTCTTTTGCTGAAATTTTTTCAAGAATAGGAGCAACTAATTTATAACTATCAAAATTTCCTCCAGGCATCATTGAAGGTCCTTTTCTCGCACCTTCTTCTCCTCCAGAAATACCACAACCTATATAGTGAACGTCTTTATTTTGAAGCGTTTCGTGTCTTTTTTTTGTGTCTAAAAAATATGAGTTTCCACCATCAATAAGAATGTCATTGGCATCAAGAAAAGGCGTTAATTGATTGATAACAGCATCAACCACAGGTCCAGCTTTTATCATCATTAAAATTTTACGAGGTTTTTCAAGTGAAACTACAAACGCTTCAATATTGGTAAACCCTGAAATATTTTTAAAATTTGAATTTTTAGAAATAAAATCATTTACAACATTAGCTTCATCATCTTCACTTCTGTTATAAACCGAGAGTTTAAAACCATTTTCAGCAATGTTAAGGCTTAAGCTTTTGCCCATAACACCAAGACCAATAACTCCAAATTCTGATTTAGCCATTTAAATTTAATTTTGAAGTTATAGTGGATAAAATCTCGTTTACAGGTTTTTCAATAGAAATATGCAAACCATAATCGGGTATTTCCAGAGTATCGAATTGAGATTTCAGTAAGGTTGATTTCATGTAATGCTGATTTCTTTGTTCTAAACGTGTATTAATAACATCAAAAGAACCAGATAAATATACCCAGTTTATGGTGTCGACTTTAGAGCTTAAAATTTCGCGATATTTTTCTTTTAATGAAGAACATGCTAAAATAGCTCCACCATTAAACACCCATTCTTCAATGTGTTTTGAGAGCGATTCTAACCAAGGTTTTCTATCTTCATCGGTTAATGCAATAGCATTTTTCATTTTTTCTATGTTTGCCTCAGAGTGAAAATCATCAGCATCATAAAATGGTAAGTTCATTTTTTTAGACAATGATTTACCTATAGTAGTTTTTCCGCTACCACTAACTCCCATAATAATTATCATCATCGTATTATTCGGCTTTAAAAAAGTCGCTTTTTACACCTTTAACACCAGGGACAGCTTTAAATAATGCACCTGCAAGTGGGTATTTTTTTTGGTTGTCTTCAGACATATAAAGTGCAGCCGAAGTAATAAAGAGTGTATCTAAATTTTTACCACCAAAGGCACATGACGTTACATTTGCAGCAGGAACATCTATTTTAGAAACGACTTGTCCTGTATTAGGATTAAAGCATGTTACCGAACTGCCTCCCCACATACCAACCCAAAGATTACCATTTTCATCAATGGCCATACCATCTGGACCGCCTAACGAATCTGGAACTTTTACTGCAACTCTTTCGTTTGATATATTTCCTGTAGCATCATCATAGTCAAAAGCCTTAATTTCTTGTGTTGGCGTATCAATATAATACATTGTTTTTTTGTTTGCAGACCATATAATACCATTGGAAATGGATACACTATCTACTTTTAAAGAGGCTTCACCTTTTGCATCAATCATATATAAGTTTGCTGCGTGGGGTTTGGTGTTTAAGTCCATGGAGCCTACCCAAAGTCTACCCGATGGGTCGCACTTTCCGTCGTTAAACCTATTTGAAGGTATGTTTGCTTCAGCATCAGAAAGTAAGGTGTATTCACTTGTTTTTGTATTTAATATATAAACACCATCATGTAATGCAACTACAGATTTTTCGGAATCAATGGGTACAATAGTTCCTATTCTTGAAGGTGTATCTATGGTTCTGTTTGTTTTAGTTTTAGGGTTGTAAATATGCACTTTCATGCCTTCAATATCAATCCAATACAACTCTTGAGTTTCATGATTCCAGATAGCACCTTCACCAAGTTGCGCTTTTAAATCGAATTCTAATATGGCTTTGTTTTTAAGTTCGTTAACAATAGTAACTTTCTTGTCCATTTTTTTATCTGTTTTGCAAAAGGTAAAACATAAACTAAGAAAGAAAAGTAAAGAATAATTAAGGGTTTGGTTTGTTTTGGTAGTCATGTTTATTGATTTTTTATAAAATTAGGTAAAAAAATCAATATCAATTTTCTTAATTTTTCTATTTGTAATATTATTTTATCAAAATGAATTAATCTGAGAGTATTACAATAAAAAAATCCTGATAGTTAACTA containing:
- a CDS encoding GntP family permease translates to MDYNLILALIIGISVLLFLIIKLKLHAFVSLLIASIIVGIVAGMQPEEMMKTIQTGMANTLGFVATVVGLGAMFGAILEHSGGASIISKMMLKRFGVEKAPIAMVISGFIVAIPVFFEVAFILLVPMIYALQKQTGKSLLTFAIPLLAGLAVTHAFIPPTPGPIAVADIIGVDLGWVILIGAIVGLPTAIISGLFFGKYIGKKIFAKIPFELDNGNETKLSPNFSTVITIISVPIFLILLNTFISSEIIPVSSPKIVKFIQLIGHPFSALIIANILAWYILGIKQGFTKAQLLKITMKSMEPAGMIILVTGAGGVFKQFLVNTGVGEMLAQSLAGVGFPVLVFSFIIAALVRITQGSATVAMITSAGLVSPLLAQMNFGDFDLACIVISIAAGSSIFSHVNDSGFWLVNQYLGLSEKDTFKSWTMMTTILALVGFTSVSILSAIF
- a CDS encoding RimK family protein, coding for MQKYIVVNQPEKWNFSIENINVISSQDYLTNPKFSLLKKARIFNLCKDYNYQSKGYYVSLLAEARGHLAIPTVKNIVDLKTLKLVRIVSDEFDDIIQQSLKNIKSREFTLSIYFGQNVAQKYKELSTLFYKHFQVPFFRVKFNYNTKWNIQSVKVISESEIPNDHLESVQQFANQYFSKKRYDTLKITQSNFDLAILVNPNDPAPPSNPKGLKKFVEIAEKMNIYAEIIEPKDLSRLSSFDALFIRQSTEVNNEAYAFARKAQQEGIAIIDYPDAILKCCNKVYMAEALQNANIDTPKTIIVHKDNINQILEFTGLPCVLKAPDSTFSFGVKKAKTVEEFLNLANTMLKESDLIIAQEFCPSDYDWRIGIIDGEAFFSCKYYMAKGHWQIYNWKAKNKNDQDGDADCLPIEDVPKKVIKMALKSAKLIGNGLFGIDIKVVDGKPMVIEINDNPNIDFGVEDGFYGDLVYTKILTALKNRLD
- the gndA gene encoding NADP-dependent phosphogluconate dehydrogenase, whose product is MAKSEFGVIGLGVMGKSLSLNIAENGFKLSVYNRSEDDEANVVNDFISKNSNFKNISGFTNIEAFVVSLEKPRKILMMIKAGPVVDAVINQLTPFLDANDILIDGGNSYFLDTKKRHETLQNKDVHYIGCGISGGEEGARKGPSMMPGGNFDSYKLVAPILEKISAKDKNNKPCCCFIANDGAGHFVKMIHNGIEYSEMQLLAELYAMMSLTITNEAISKVFLNWNKTDLSSYLLEITAEILTKKEDGNYIIDTILDKAGNKGTGSWSSKLALEIGIPTTMMTSAVFARYLSSLKEKRVKLSKLVSDENKSKTIPSIEVLQKAYRFARIINHQQGFDLISQASKEYNWSINLSELARIWTNGCIIRSELMQQISELFKSKKDLFDDDFTLNILKYSESSAAQFVTSAISNRVSLDTFWSAYNYWISITTEHLPANLIQAQRDYFGAHTYQKINDASGKFYHTNWTKK
- a CDS encoding SMP-30/gluconolactonase/LRE family protein, with the protein product MDKKVTIVNELKNKAILEFDLKAQLGEGAIWNHETQELYWIDIEGMKVHIYNPKTKTNRTIDTPSRIGTIVPIDSEKSVVALHDGVYILNTKTSEYTLLSDAEANIPSNRFNDGKCDPSGRLWVGSMDLNTKPHAANLYMIDAKGEASLKVDSVSISNGIIWSANKKTMYYIDTPTQEIKAFDYDDATGNISNERVAVKVPDSLGGPDGMAIDENGNLWVGMWGGSSVTCFNPNTGQVVSKIDVPAANVTSCAFGGKNLDTLFITSAALYMSEDNQKKYPLAGALFKAVPGVKGVKSDFFKAE
- a CDS encoding gluconokinase, whose protein sequence is MMIIIMGVSGSGKTTIGKSLSKKMNLPFYDADDFHSEANIEKMKNAIALTDEDRKPWLESLSKHIEEWVFNGGAILACSSLKEKYREILSSKVDTINWVYLSGSFDVINTRLEQRNQHYMKSTLLKSQFDTLEIPDYGLHISIEKPVNEILSTITSKLNLNG